The Clostridium sp. AWRP genome has a window encoding:
- a CDS encoding response regulator transcription factor — MYKIMTVEDDLKLCEEIQEALLKWGFNPVKVKNFEDILNEFVQNKPELVIMDINLPCFDGFYWCQKIREISKVPIIFLSSRNTNMDIIMAVQMGGDDFVTKPFSIDILVTKLHAMLRRTYSYGEKLGDVLECRGVILNINDSTLSYNENKIELTKNELKILLLLMKNIGKIISRDRIMRILWDDDTFINDNTLTVNVNRLRKRLEDIGIKDFIETKKGQGYVIL; from the coding sequence ATGTATAAAATAATGACAGTAGAGGATGATTTAAAACTTTGTGAAGAAATACAAGAAGCTCTTTTAAAGTGGGGCTTTAATCCTGTTAAAGTTAAAAACTTTGAAGATATACTTAATGAATTTGTACAAAACAAACCTGAACTAGTCATTATGGATATAAATTTGCCTTGTTTTGATGGATTTTACTGGTGTCAAAAAATAAGAGAAATATCAAAGGTACCAATCATATTTTTATCTTCAAGAAATACAAATATGGATATAATAATGGCAGTACAAATGGGTGGAGATGATTTCGTCACAAAACCATTTTCTATAGATATATTGGTGACTAAGCTTCACGCCATGCTTAGACGAACATATTCTTATGGAGAAAAATTAGGAGATGTACTTGAGTGCAGGGGAGTTATTTTAAATATAAATGACAGCACTTTATCCTATAATGAAAACAAAATAGAATTAACAAAAAATGAATTAAAAATACTGCTTCTTTTGATGAAAAACATAGGAAAGATAATCTCACGAGATAGGATTATGAGAATTTTGTGGGATGATGATACTTTTATTAATGACAATACATTGACTGTAAATGTAAATAGGCTTAGAAAAAGGTTGGAAGACATAGGCATTAAGGATTTTATAGAAACTAAAAAAGGACAAGGATATGTAATATTATGA
- a CDS encoding sensor histidine kinase: protein MNLKVYLKKSIWAIIHFIIIITIVNLVLIGTTGFSKIMYDVIYMNILVFCVSIFFLIFRYKKWKERYKDFYEGLMQGKSVDLLITKDDVFEAKLIKDTIKLKNKELYENVNELKKELDELNEYITKWVHEIKIPISVCELISDKLEDTIDTNSDIPESLRGELARIKFLVEQVLYAGRASSYSQDLLINEVNIKQVVNEAVKKNAFFFISKRIDLRLKELQFNVLTDKKWLSYILEQVLNNACKYVGENGIVEIYCEEDEKSISLCVRDNGIGILPKDISRVFDKGFTGSNGRKSGKSTGMGLYFSKKMAEKLNHDIKVVSQAGNYTEFIITFYKLSDYFKV from the coding sequence ATGAATTTAAAAGTATATTTAAAAAAGTCTATATGGGCAATTATACATTTCATTATTATAATAACAATAGTTAATTTAGTACTAATAGGAACCACAGGATTTTCAAAGATTATGTATGACGTTATATATATGAATATTTTAGTTTTTTGTGTTTCTATATTCTTTTTAATATTTAGATATAAAAAGTGGAAAGAACGCTATAAAGATTTTTATGAAGGGTTGATGCAGGGGAAAAGTGTAGACTTACTAATTACTAAAGATGATGTTTTTGAAGCAAAGCTTATTAAAGATACAATAAAATTAAAAAACAAGGAACTTTATGAAAATGTAAATGAGTTAAAAAAAGAACTTGATGAATTAAATGAATATATAACAAAATGGGTTCATGAAATAAAGATTCCTATTTCAGTGTGTGAATTGATATCAGACAAGTTAGAAGATACTATTGATACAAATAGTGATATTCCTGAAAGTTTAAGGGGTGAACTTGCAAGAATTAAGTTTTTAGTTGAACAGGTACTTTATGCAGGTAGAGCATCTAGTTACTCACAGGATCTTTTAATAAATGAAGTAAATATAAAGCAAGTAGTAAATGAGGCAGTTAAAAAGAATGCATTTTTTTTCATTTCCAAAAGGATAGATCTAAGATTAAAAGAATTACAATTTAATGTTTTAACAGATAAAAAGTGGCTTTCTTATATATTGGAGCAGGTTTTAAATAATGCTTGTAAATATGTAGGTGAAAATGGAATAGTTGAAATTTATTGTGAAGAAGATGAAAAATCTATAAGCTTATGTGTAAGAGATAATGGAATAGGAATATTGCCTAAAGACATATCCAGGGTGTTTGATAAAGGCTTTACAGGAAGTAACGGAAGAAAAAGTGGAAAATCAACAGGAATGGGATTATACTTCTCCAAAAAAATGGCTGAAAAGCTAAATCATGATATAAAAGTTGTTTCACAAGCTGGAAACTATACAGAATTTATTATAACCTTTTATAAATTATCTGATTACTTTAAGGTATGA
- a CDS encoding S41 family peptidase has product MLKIKRKIAAVLMISIMFAFSGCDNSSKYVCKSGNRVEAWQKDLDYLKEELPKKHKNLFFKLSKEQFNSEIEGLKQSLNKMNDDQIQMGINKIMTSIGDGHTGTNISSEKMFPLDLYWFNDGIYVINTTDEYSQIKYNKLVKINDKPIQEVIKSVSQVISHDNEQGIKSQIGYYIAMPSVLHGLSIIDNMDSCKFTFEDSNGKTSDVNLKPLSGDTVFNAVIGKGKEGEKTPLYMKNQDKAYWYEYLKDSKTVYFSYNKCSEMQEKSFKQFSKELMDVINKKDVQKLVIDLRNNGGGISTILNDFIKEISKSKLNQKGKLYVITGRKTFSSAVLNVIDLKKNTKAIFVGEPTSGKPNHYGEVKKFKLPNSGLTIKYSTKHFNNYDKDDSEFIPDKEITTSIKDYVNNVDPVMDYIIKGDR; this is encoded by the coding sequence ATGCTTAAAATAAAAAGAAAAATAGCAGCTGTATTAATGATAAGTATAATGTTTGCTTTTTCAGGGTGTGATAACAGCAGCAAGTATGTTTGTAAAAGTGGAAATAGGGTAGAAGCCTGGCAGAAGGATTTGGATTATCTTAAGGAAGAACTTCCTAAAAAACATAAGAATTTATTCTTTAAATTGAGTAAGGAGCAGTTCAACAGTGAAATTGAAGGTTTAAAGCAGTCTTTAAATAAAATGAATGATGATCAAATTCAAATGGGTATAAACAAAATAATGACATCTATTGGTGATGGCCATACAGGTACTAACATAAGTTCAGAAAAAATGTTCCCATTGGATTTGTACTGGTTTAATGATGGCATTTATGTTATTAATACAACAGATGAGTATAGTCAAATCAAGTATAATAAGCTGGTAAAAATTAATGATAAACCTATACAAGAGGTAATTAAAAGTGTTTCACAAGTAATTTCTCATGATAATGAACAGGGTATAAAGAGCCAGATAGGTTATTATATTGCAATGCCTTCAGTGCTTCATGGACTTAGTATCATAGATAATATGGATAGTTGTAAGTTTACTTTTGAAGATAGTAATGGGAAAACATCAGATGTGAATTTAAAACCATTAAGTGGGGATACAGTATTTAATGCTGTAATTGGTAAAGGAAAAGAAGGAGAGAAGACTCCTTTGTACATGAAAAATCAAGATAAAGCTTATTGGTATGAATATTTAAAAGACAGTAAAACAGTTTATTTTAGCTATAATAAATGTTCTGAAATGCAGGAAAAAAGCTTTAAACAATTTTCTAAAGAACTTATGGATGTAATTAATAAAAAAGATGTGCAAAAGCTTGTTATAGATTTGAGAAATAATGGAGGAGGAATTTCAACAATACTCAATGATTTCATTAAGGAAATATCAAAGAGCAAGCTAAATCAAAAAGGAAAGCTTTATGTCATTACAGGTAGAAAGACTTTTTCATCTGCAGTATTAAATGTTATAGATTTAAAGAAAAACACTAAAGCAATTTTTGTTGGAGAGCCTACATCAGGAAAACCTAACCATTATGGTGAAGTTAAAAAATTTAAGCTTCCAAATTCGGGATTAACTATAAAGTATTCAACAAAGCACTTTAATAATTATGATAAAGACGATTCTGAATTTATTCCAGATAAAGAAATAACAACATCTATAAAGGATTATGTAAATAATGTTGATCCTGTAATGGATTATATAATTAAAGGGGATAGATAA
- a CDS encoding ABC transporter ATP-binding protein: protein MSIVIETKDLGKIYGSKAVAFTALHGINLKVEEGEFLGIMGPSGAGKTTLLNLLSTIDVPTTGNIIFNGKDITKLKNKELSLFRRDKIGFIFQDFNLLDTMTVEDNIALPLALSKVNHKEIQNKVKQLSEFFGIDRHLKNYPYELSGGQKQRTAAARALITEPSVIFADEPTGALDSKSSAELLQCLSSMNEKFNKTVIMVTHDVFAASYCKRILFIKDGKIHARIDKNESRKEFFQRIIEMLAALGGAVNELL from the coding sequence ATGAGTATAGTAATAGAAACTAAGGATTTAGGGAAAATATATGGTTCAAAAGCAGTGGCTTTTACAGCACTTCATGGTATTAATCTTAAGGTGGAGGAGGGTGAATTCTTAGGGATTATGGGTCCCTCTGGAGCAGGTAAAACTACTTTGTTAAATTTACTTTCAACTATAGATGTACCAACTACGGGGAATATTATATTTAATGGTAAGGATATAACCAAATTAAAAAATAAAGAGCTGTCATTATTTAGAAGGGATAAGATAGGTTTTATTTTTCAAGATTTTAATTTGCTGGATACTATGACTGTAGAAGACAATATAGCTCTGCCTTTAGCATTATCTAAGGTAAATCATAAAGAAATACAAAATAAGGTTAAACAATTAAGTGAGTTTTTTGGAATTGATAGGCACTTGAAAAATTATCCATATGAGCTTTCAGGAGGGCAAAAGCAGAGAACAGCAGCAGCAAGGGCTTTAATAACAGAGCCTTCCGTAATATTTGCAGATGAACCTACAGGAGCTTTAGACTCCAAGTCCTCTGCAGAACTACTTCAATGCTTGAGCAGCATGAATGAAAAGTTCAATAAAACAGTAATAATGGTAACCCATGATGTTTTTGCAGCAAGTTACTGCAAGAGAATATTATTTATAAAAGATGGAAAAATTCATGCCAGAATTGATAAAAATGAATCAAGAAAGGAATTTTTTCAAAGAATAATTGAAATGCTGGCCGCTTTGGGAGGTGCAGTTAATGAACTCCTTTAG
- a CDS encoding FtsX-like permease family protein produces the protein MNSFSIAYNNFKHNIKTYALNLMAMIFSVAVYYNFIALNDNPQIVQINEIMNIVRSASTSTAVLLLVFLVFFIWYSNSFFLKQKKKEIGIYAFMGIDNYKIGLIYALEGFLQGLLSIVIGSFIGILFSKLFIMLLCKVAFLDVKINFFVSVHALIETIITFLIIFFIISVLGYFNIVRSKLIDLFNASRRQEGLPKLSKFKAAASIIIILIAYGMCISLPKLAVIGSVPIITIMIIFATYWLFGSFFSMIMRYILDKKQILYNGTNIVSISNIVFRIKGNYKTLATIAILIASAITALGTAASIKYNTKIELDLPYSFTYILDGNTGDEIEPKVNKYITSANHNILLKEKVNFIFVNKFKIDKNLSEDEFMVVKASDFKKITKDLKVKDAEGILQKSELKSGEVIYVQRPKTLVQASKIKNIEISNLKYNVKMDLKTPLFGGIINDPCLVVNDKDYEIIKSNFKESKFYGIIVNDQKNTLDLSAKLRTIRVLDNNLYSYAQKYRSGYEAYGVIFFMGCFLALVFVVATGSIIHFKILSEAYMDKEKYKILLKIGMTERELKSTISKQTAVYFILPLLVGVIHSSFGIVILSRLMDCNLLLPTAVSVATFIVIYGMFYIFTLGKFRKVI, from the coding sequence ATGAACTCCTTTAGTATAGCCTACAATAATTTTAAACATAATATAAAAACTTATGCTTTAAACCTTATGGCAATGATTTTTTCTGTGGCAGTTTATTATAATTTTATAGCTTTAAATGATAATCCACAAATTGTTCAAATTAATGAAATTATGAATATTGTTAGATCTGCATCAACTTCAACAGCAGTACTGCTTCTTGTATTTTTAGTATTTTTCATTTGGTATTCAAATTCCTTTTTTCTAAAGCAAAAGAAAAAAGAAATAGGAATTTATGCTTTTATGGGCATTGATAATTATAAAATAGGATTAATTTATGCCTTAGAAGGATTTTTACAAGGACTTCTATCTATAGTCATTGGCAGTTTTATTGGAATATTATTTTCAAAACTATTTATAATGCTTTTATGCAAAGTTGCTTTTTTAGATGTAAAAATAAACTTTTTTGTATCAGTACATGCGCTTATTGAAACAATTATTACATTTTTAATTATATTTTTTATAATTTCAGTTTTAGGTTATTTTAATATAGTAAGAAGTAAATTAATAGATTTATTTAATGCTTCAAGAAGGCAGGAAGGACTTCCTAAGTTAAGTAAGTTTAAAGCAGCAGCTTCAATCATAATAATTTTAATAGCATATGGTATGTGCATAAGCTTGCCCAAATTAGCGGTAATTGGCAGCGTTCCTATTATAACTATAATGATTATTTTTGCAACTTACTGGCTTTTTGGTTCTTTCTTTTCAATGATAATGAGATATATTTTAGATAAAAAACAAATTTTATATAATGGTACAAACATTGTAAGCATATCCAATATTGTTTTTAGAATTAAAGGAAATTACAAAACCCTTGCAACTATTGCTATTTTGATTGCATCAGCAATTACAGCCTTAGGAACAGCAGCTTCAATTAAATATAATACAAAAATAGAATTGGATCTTCCTTATTCTTTTACTTATATATTAGATGGCAACACAGGAGATGAAATTGAACCTAAAGTTAATAAGTATATTACTTCAGCAAATCACAATATTTTATTAAAGGAAAAAGTCAATTTTATTTTTGTAAATAAGTTCAAAATTGATAAAAACCTTTCAGAAGATGAATTTATGGTAGTTAAAGCTTCTGACTTTAAAAAGATAACAAAAGATTTAAAGGTTAAAGATGCAGAAGGAATTTTACAAAAATCAGAACTTAAAAGTGGTGAGGTAATTTATGTACAAAGACCTAAAACCCTTGTACAAGCAAGTAAAATAAAAAACATTGAGATTAGCAATTTAAAGTATAATGTAAAAATGGATTTAAAAACACCTTTATTTGGTGGAATAATAAATGATCCTTGTTTAGTAGTAAATGATAAAGATTATGAAATAATAAAGAGCAATTTTAAGGAAAGCAAATTTTATGGGATTATAGTAAATGATCAGAAAAATACATTAGATTTATCTGCAAAGCTAAGAACTATAAGAGTTTTAGACAATAACTTATATTCCTATGCTCAAAAATATAGATCTGGGTATGAAGCTTATGGAGTTATTTTCTTTATGGGATGTTTTTTAGCACTTGTTTTTGTAGTAGCTACAGGAAGCATTATTCATTTTAAAATTTTAAGTGAAGCCTATATGGACAAGGAAAAATATAAAATTTTATTGAAAATTGGAATGACGGAAAGAGAACTAAAAAGTACTATTTCAAAACAAACAGCAGTATATTTCATCTTGCCTTTGCTTGTAGGTGTAATTCACAGTTCATTTGGTATAGTGATATTGAGCAGGTTAATGGATTGCAATTTATTATTGCCTACAGCTGTAAGTGTTGCGACTTTCATTGTAATTTATGGGATGTTTTATATTTTTACATTGGGTAAGTTTAGAAAAGTTATTTAA
- a CDS encoding nucleotidyltransferase domain-containing protein, whose product MKDKYNIKFAYIFASQATEEASENSDVDIVIYLSGFAINLFIVLFM is encoded by the coding sequence ATGAAGGATAAATATAATATAAAATTTGCATATATTTTTGCTTCACAAGCAACAGAGGAAGCTTCAGAAAATAGTGATGTAGACATAGTCATATATTTAAGTGGATTTGCAATAAATCTGTTTATAGTTCTTTTTATGTGA
- a CDS encoding AAA family ATPase, producing MNFKPLPIGIDNFEMLITRDYYYVDKTLLIKDLIDSKASVNLFTRPRRFGKTLNMSMLQYFFENSEKDNSYLFENLNIMKAGEKYLSHMGKYPVINISLKSTKQPTFELALKCIKDELVDEFRRHDYILKSDKLSKEKEEYERIERKEFGEELYITALKFLSQCLEKYYDKKVIILIDEYDVPLENAFFEGFYDRMIKFIRSLFESALKTNVSLEFAVVTGCLRISKEIIFTGLNNLEIISILSEYYDEYFGFTQEEVSKILEDYGLSEKEELTKEWYNGYIFGNAEVYNPWSVVKFVKDLYKNKNAFPSSYWANTSSNSIVKSLIERSDSKTKQEIELLVEGKTIEKPIHEDITYDEIYDSMDNLWNFMFFTGYLKKVSERMDNEDKRYLELSIPNREVKYIFRTKVLKWFEDKVKAKDLSKLYNGIINGEPEIFEEELGRLLMETISFNDAYENFYHGFVVGALANMHDYIVKSNREGGTGRSDLFIKSVSKRGVAIVIEFKIAKSIDDLEKRAEDALDQIENKGYDMELKSEGYKNIIRYGISFYEKDCYIKMK from the coding sequence GTGAATTTTAAACCATTACCAATAGGTATAGATAATTTTGAAATGCTAATAACTAGAGATTATTATTATGTTGATAAAACATTACTTATCAAAGATTTAATAGATAGCAAAGCTTCTGTAAATTTGTTTACAAGGCCAAGAAGGTTTGGAAAAACTTTAAATATGAGTATGCTGCAGTATTTCTTTGAAAATAGTGAAAAAGACAATTCTTATTTATTTGAGAATTTAAATATAATGAAAGCAGGAGAAAAATACTTATCACATATGGGGAAATATCCTGTAATAAACATTTCATTAAAATCTACAAAGCAGCCAACCTTTGAATTAGCACTAAAGTGTATTAAGGATGAACTTGTAGATGAATTTAGGCGTCATGATTACATTTTAAAAAGTGATAAATTAAGCAAAGAAAAAGAAGAATATGAAAGAATAGAAAGAAAAGAGTTTGGTGAAGAACTTTATATAACAGCACTAAAATTTTTATCACAGTGTTTAGAAAAATATTATGATAAGAAAGTAATAATACTTATAGATGAATATGATGTGCCTCTTGAAAATGCATTCTTTGAAGGATTTTATGATAGGATGATTAAATTTATAAGGTCTCTTTTTGAATCCGCATTAAAAACAAATGTTTCCTTAGAATTTGCAGTGGTAACAGGCTGTCTAAGGATTTCAAAGGAGATTATTTTTACAGGACTAAATAATTTAGAAATTATATCCATATTGAGTGAATATTATGATGAGTATTTTGGATTTACTCAAGAGGAAGTGAGTAAAATTCTAGAAGACTATGGACTTAGTGAAAAGGAAGAATTAACTAAGGAGTGGTACAATGGATATATTTTTGGTAATGCTGAGGTATATAATCCCTGGAGTGTTGTAAAATTTGTGAAGGATTTGTATAAAAATAAAAACGCATTTCCATCCTCCTATTGGGCAAATACCAGTTCCAACAGTATAGTTAAAAGCTTAATAGAAAGGTCAGACTCTAAAACTAAGCAGGAGATAGAATTATTAGTTGAGGGCAAAACTATAGAAAAACCTATTCATGAAGATATAACCTATGATGAAATTTATGATAGCATGGATAACTTATGGAACTTCATGTTTTTTACTGGATATTTGAAAAAAGTAAGCGAAAGAATGGATAATGAAGATAAACGTTATTTAGAATTGAGTATACCAAATAGAGAAGTTAAATATATTTTTAGAACTAAAGTCTTAAAGTGGTTCGAAGATAAGGTAAAAGCAAAAGATTTAAGTAAACTATATAATGGCATAATAAATGGAGAGCCTGAAATTTTTGAAGAAGAATTAGGAAGATTGCTTATGGAGACTATAAGTTTCAATGATGCTTATGAAAATTTTTATCATGGCTTTGTTGTAGGAGCTTTAGCTAATATGCATGATTATATTGTAAAATCCAACAGAGAAGGTGGAACGGGACGCAGTGACTTATTTATAAAATCTGTGTCTAAAAGGGGAGTAGCAATAGTTATCGAATTTAAAATAGCCAAAAGCATTGATGATTTAGAAAAAAGAGCAGAGGACGCATTAGATCAAATTGAAAATAAAGGTTATGATATGGAACTTAAAAGCGAAGGCTATAAAAATATTATAAGGTACGGTATAAGCTTTTATGAGAAAGACTGCTATATAAAAATGAAATAA
- a CDS encoding transposase has protein sequence MFTVTAIFTCIKGYNCKIPLEERVKSLETSKLFNILRKENLERIVSEEGCELRMNRSIQAEGSFAEIKQDMGFRRYLSKGKKNILVENILLAMAHNINKLHNKIQSARTGTHLFQLKKSA, from the coding sequence ATATTTACAGTTACTGCAATCTTCACATGTATAAAAGGATATAACTGTAAAATTCCATTAGAAGAAAGAGTAAAAAGTCTTGAAACTTCAAAGCTGTTCAACATACTTCGCAAAGAGAATCTTGAAAGAATTGTAAGTGAAGAAGGCTGCGAGTTAAGAATGAATAGAAGTATCCAAGCCGAAGGTTCTTTTGCAGAGATAAAACAGGATATGGGATTTCGTAGATATCTAAGTAAAGGTAAAAAGAATATTTTGGTGGAAAATATTCTTTTAGCGATGGCACATAATATAAATAAGCTCCATAATAAAATTCAGTCAGCCAGAACAGGGACACATCTTTTTCAACTTAAAAAGAGTGCTTAA
- a CDS encoding DEAD/DEAH box helicase family protein, with protein sequence MSFNNIDIKSSYETGQDDLIQEFYVPVLENAVSYDRIAGFFSSSCLAISAKGIVGLIKNGGKMRIIACPKINQNDVNAIYLATENPEKYLEDNLLNELQICEDVFEQQHVNALGWLVAKQLLEIKIAFVYENGKLCTGNDAIFHQKVGILCDEEGNEISFSGSINETASGWLKNIEEFKVFKSWKTEQKEYINSDIKKFHDFWNSNRKNVKMYNLPITVKKRLIEYADNFEIEKITAKQYNKNRRYNESQEKLNLFNYQKEAIKKWEKNNRKLLFQMATGTGKTRTAIGCIADVLNDEDKVLIIVSCPQGTLSMQWKEEIDKLNLGIEKSYVIDGTNTKWKSNLKELILKSEINYYTSVIVYTTHRTCSKSEFIESINMCSDRQKILFIGDEAHGLGSVVYRRGLLDRYNYRIGLSATPSRWFDESGTTVLEKYFGNDLFEFSIADALTKINPLTNETFLVNYYYKLSFVDLDDQEIEEYKKLSSDVIKMKKYAKESIEYEKRLENILYKRANIVKNANAKYEELEKIINLMNDVKDTIIFVSDEQIDEVLRILGRKKIVAHRLTQNEKTIPDIKYGGKTERMDIIDKFKTGYYKVLVAIKCLDEGIDIPSASTAILMASSTNPREYVQRIGRVIRWAPGKTRANIYDISIRPSINRIGIKELVQFERLVISKERNRLVDISTNALNNAEALELINSVLE encoded by the coding sequence TTGAGCTTTAATAATATTGATATTAAGTCCAGCTATGAAACAGGCCAAGATGATCTTATTCAGGAATTCTATGTGCCTGTTTTAGAAAATGCAGTTAGTTATGACCGTATAGCTGGATTTTTTTCGTCTTCATGTTTAGCTATATCAGCTAAAGGAATTGTGGGCTTGATCAAAAATGGTGGAAAGATGAGAATAATTGCATGCCCTAAGATAAATCAAAATGATGTTAATGCGATTTATTTGGCGACTGAAAATCCTGAAAAATATTTAGAAGATAATTTATTAAATGAGTTACAAATATGTGAAGACGTATTTGAGCAACAACATGTAAATGCATTAGGATGGTTAGTAGCTAAGCAATTGTTAGAAATTAAAATTGCCTTTGTATATGAAAATGGAAAACTATGTACGGGAAATGATGCGATTTTTCATCAAAAGGTAGGAATCTTGTGTGATGAAGAAGGAAATGAAATTTCTTTTAGCGGATCTATAAATGAAACTGCATCTGGATGGCTTAAAAATATAGAAGAATTTAAGGTGTTTAAATCGTGGAAAACAGAGCAAAAAGAATATATAAATTCTGATATTAAGAAATTTCATGACTTTTGGAATTCAAATAGAAAAAACGTTAAAATGTATAATTTACCTATTACAGTAAAAAAAAGGTTAATAGAGTATGCGGACAATTTTGAAATCGAAAAAATAACTGCAAAACAATACAACAAAAATAGGAGATATAACGAGAGTCAGGAAAAGTTGAACTTATTTAATTATCAAAAGGAAGCAATCAAAAAATGGGAAAAAAACAATCGCAAGTTATTATTTCAAATGGCGACAGGAACAGGTAAAACGAGAACGGCAATAGGATGTATTGCAGATGTTTTAAATGATGAAGATAAGGTGTTGATCATTGTTTCCTGTCCACAAGGAACTTTATCTATGCAGTGGAAAGAGGAAATTGATAAGTTAAATTTAGGCATAGAGAAGTCATATGTTATTGATGGAACCAATACTAAATGGAAAAGTAATTTAAAAGAGCTTATTTTAAAAAGTGAGATTAATTATTACACTAGCGTAATAGTGTATACAACACATAGAACTTGTTCTAAAAGTGAGTTTATAGAAAGCATAAATATGTGCAGTGATAGGCAAAAGATATTATTTATTGGAGATGAAGCTCATGGACTTGGGTCTGTAGTATATAGAAGAGGATTGCTAGATAGATATAATTATAGAATTGGACTTAGTGCAACTCCAAGTAGGTGGTTTGATGAAAGTGGAACTACGGTGCTGGAAAAATATTTTGGAAATGATTTGTTTGAATTTTCAATTGCGGATGCTTTAACTAAGATAAATCCATTAACTAATGAGACTTTCTTAGTTAATTATTACTATAAATTAAGCTTTGTTGATTTGGATGATCAAGAAATTGAAGAATATAAAAAGTTATCTAGTGATGTAATTAAAATGAAAAAATATGCTAAAGAATCTATTGAATATGAGAAAAGGCTGGAAAATATTTTATATAAGAGAGCTAATATTGTGAAGAATGCTAATGCTAAGTATGAAGAGCTGGAAAAAATAATTAATTTAATGAATGATGTTAAAGATACTATCATTTTTGTTTCAGATGAACAAATTGACGAAGTTTTAAGAATATTAGGTAGAAAAAAAATTGTAGCCCATAGATTGACACAAAATGAAAAAACAATTCCAGATATTAAGTATGGCGGAAAAACAGAACGGATGGATATCATTGATAAGTTTAAAACAGGTTATTATAAGGTATTGGTAGCAATAAAATGCTTAGATGAAGGTATTGATATACCAAGTGCTAGTACAGCAATATTGATGGCAAGTAGTACTAATCCACGTGAATATGTTCAAAGAATAGGGAGGGTAATAAGGTGGGCTCCAGGGAAAACTAGAGCAAACATTTATGATATTTCTATAAGACCAAGTATAAATAGAATAGGAATTAAGGAATTAGTTCAATTTGAAAGATTAGTTATTAGTAAAGAAAGAAATCGTTTAGTTGATATTTCAACTAATGCCTTAAATAATGCGGAAGCATTGGAATTAATTAATTCAGTATTGGAGTGA